The proteins below are encoded in one region of Herpetosiphon gulosus:
- a CDS encoding DUF4147 domain-containing protein, giving the protein MDTVAIAKFSQQLIATAIASVDPQRAVLQALKWDGTRLTCGAWQWAGTGRIIVLGAGKAGAPMAAAVESILGARIDAGLVVVKDAHRGDFALKRIQLLEASHPSPDQRGLKAAQQCETWLQQTQADDLVIALISGGASALLPAPAGAISLADLQTLTQLLLACGAPIEQINTIRKHCDRLKGGQFAALAQPASLLSLVISDVVGSPLSIIASGLSVPDTASFAEAWAILEQYGLIDQLPVSIHDYLQHGIRRIVPSHPDGSEPWWGNVHTSIIARNEMAQTAIKHLAEAQGWQVIQDQQPITGEAQVVGQLLGQRLRQLAQSSQTPTLYLAGGETTVNLTGILPHSQGGRNAELALAAALALDGCPNCQIIALATDGGDGSSPAAGAIANGQSIAQARKLGLEPQQALAIHDSYGFWQALGSPIEIGPTLTNVNDLVIGMVW; this is encoded by the coding sequence CAGTGTTGATCCCCAGCGGGCAGTTTTGCAGGCATTGAAATGGGATGGCACTCGCTTAACGTGCGGTGCGTGGCAGTGGGCTGGAACAGGCCGGATCATTGTGCTTGGCGCGGGCAAAGCTGGTGCACCAATGGCCGCCGCCGTGGAAAGCATTTTAGGTGCGCGAATTGATGCGGGTTTGGTGGTGGTCAAAGATGCGCATCGTGGCGATTTTGCCCTCAAGCGCATCCAATTGCTTGAAGCCAGCCACCCAAGCCCTGATCAACGGGGGTTGAAGGCGGCGCAGCAATGCGAAACATGGCTTCAGCAAACCCAAGCCGATGATTTGGTAATTGCGCTAATCTCTGGCGGAGCTTCGGCTTTATTGCCAGCGCCAGCCGGAGCAATTAGCCTAGCCGATTTACAAACGTTAACCCAGTTGTTGCTGGCGTGCGGCGCACCGATCGAGCAGATCAACACGATTCGTAAGCATTGTGATCGCTTGAAGGGCGGGCAATTTGCGGCCTTGGCTCAGCCAGCTAGCCTGTTAAGTTTGGTGATTTCCGATGTGGTTGGCTCGCCGTTGAGCATTATTGCCTCAGGCCTGAGTGTGCCCGATACGGCGAGTTTTGCCGAGGCTTGGGCCATTCTCGAACAGTATGGGTTGATCGATCAGCTGCCTGTGAGCATTCACGACTATTTGCAACATGGAATTCGCCGGATAGTGCCATCGCATCCCGATGGCAGCGAGCCATGGTGGGGCAATGTACATACATCAATTATTGCCCGTAACGAAATGGCCCAAACCGCAATCAAGCACTTGGCCGAGGCTCAAGGCTGGCAGGTCATTCAGGATCAGCAACCAATCACGGGTGAAGCGCAAGTGGTTGGGCAGCTGCTTGGGCAACGCTTGCGCCAACTCGCTCAATCAAGCCAAACCCCAACGCTCTACCTTGCTGGCGGCGAAACCACGGTTAATTTAACTGGAATTCTGCCGCATTCACAGGGCGGTCGTAACGCTGAGTTAGCACTAGCAGCGGCTTTGGCGCTTGATGGTTGCCCCAACTGCCAAATAATTGCCTTGGCGACTGATGGCGGCGACGGCTCAAGCCCTGCTGCTGGTGCGATTGCCAACGGTCAAAGCATCGCCCAAGCTCGCAAGCTCGGGCTTGAGCCTCAACAAGCCTTGGCTATCCACGATAGCTATGGCTTCTGGCAAGCACTCGGCAGCCCAATCGAGATTGGCCCAACCCTCACTAACGTCAACGATCTGGTGATTGGGATGGTTTGGTAG